In the Drosophila gunungcola strain Sukarami unplaced genomic scaffold, Dgunungcola_SK_2 000001F, whole genome shotgun sequence genome, one interval contains:
- the LOC128263264 gene encoding dedicator of cytokinesis protein 9 isoform X1 yields MERKFTRGLNKLGSAVQMRENVSQLVRESAVLMNCTGRYQRSSLSIANKPLVVEPIDFEAFIAKNKTVIQNDPQRELLIYPADDVSEIIMPRKQRTNAKSVADRFDPPNEAIVCPLHGPSIIGNGNGHSQVSRQGSIQSNGSHHNGNGNGHTSSSSSSSLTNSNGHGQLSRKSSQCSNGSSSHKDTSYESALSSITLRSNLAMPEEVDEFADDGHSEDIVDGLAHGSRAECTRFTRQALYTYRAKNHLIHYKYNAYGGSCHDLPSISPAEELLEEVYEIDADQDRIDEQMTRSQADTITKQGYLLKGPDSASDRMFANIGNKSFKRRYCYLRQEIDGTYILELHKDEKQGEAKATIVMDFCTDVVQNPKRGRFCFELRMTTGHKSFTLAAENEQDFKDWLSKINSVLAQNRAQEEKRNASLERHPSVGSSPSPQLQPPAMEPPTFGTLKGLDQSLHPQLMKYGRETDHSIALARREQRRRLFACYQSPAKSSGSDNIEQYREHFGTRLLLTCHSLRFRLQCIPQDEGSAGGVEQQVEPYITSLALYDAKANRKLSENFYFNVNEQWAAQMLPNTPVPSSVAGCGVPRKSAEGDERSTASQAPHSLFDGVSADLLRSNRQQFQQLRQCLLSVTAPHADIYLVVRVEKLLQSGIAQAAEPYLKAGKDPKLGQKVYKAAKSCAQHIGHYRQPFAWAARPLFKQYSHELDVDPKREFEFSPIYRQELPKLRDDELLKLLVDYRKPEKLSKLTIIPGSLKMQMQFIDQTTPCGLSKSLAPLSTFSPNSKQSPTIELAEFQSQSERDAHRDAHPYTSFCNHLYVYPLSLQFDSQKLFSRARNITVVVELRDGDGEYSKPLKCIYGRPGQDLLVSQIACPVLHHNVTPTWYEEIKLRLPLGLFPEHHLLFSFYHVSCNLSKKRDAHAAFETPIGYAWLPLLQKNRICLEEQQLPVAATLPVGYLSIQPLGWGKGQNCGPDIQWIDNQRNLYTVGLRLDSTVLTADQHLHNFFGHCERLLEGGKTGAVPAETETCKILKAAHAIDMKSLINYLPTLLNELFTLLVHTQSEEIGLNVIRLITNIIHLISDQAKRADLLGAYVKYVFHAPYYSQQTARQRTVHGELCRHLPYLLNPSNPDFLIVNKFMRYSAIFFDLIVKSMAQHLLATGRIRMLRNERFPKEYADRVEQLVKALMPYITTRFEDLGEETHLLNRSLAKFVRQCLSYMDRGFVFRLIRCYMGEFAPGNPRILHEYKFNFLQEICQHEHYVPLNLPFVLNPKNRPPEMMQHFTLSEQFCRQHFLSGLLLQELKCSLNEVGHVRRHALGIFKDLLAKHELDNRYQQRGQLSRIALLYVPWLGVVMDNIHRIDDLSESGACTPNGHVYADSASYTKRLSCSSSYVFSKDSSTFGSLTSTPRSKNRLTLHCDQPSPYRTSVHMKEHNYLAAIAGQPISNGISNLSLNSNTDSGHSQDTTTIGAYTNGDADVALRNGHNRSVSVTHAQILSRCDKFSSAESKDLLLGFLFIIKHLSQDQMVGWWQNCNESETLQFLSILDLCLLQFRYVGKKSVVITPDTRQGRSAKANTLPARTQPPTGLENGHQEQQPNSGTLNQTREHLLEDMDTLAKSQLALYESNLATEVGMIILDCLGMYVLQFRQLLADSLILPKLARVYLRFLQLGQSERLSKHVFAALRAFINNYAVALFKGNAMLCGQMVYELLKACDSRLVEIRHESCAVLYLLMRSNFEFSGRKALTRVHLQVIISVSQMIGNVIGLNNARFQESLSIINSYANSDKAMKGTGFPMEVKDLTRRVRTVLMATAQMQAHHMDPERLLELQYSLANSYASTPELRHTWLVTMARNHEQNGNLSEAACCHLHIAALMCEYLRLRGGCTLSWSSTAFKKISRNIPLDEQGLKLDAGAQDSQYTEQMLLEQLKQCADFLDRAERFECLGELYKLILPMYERDRSFLDLAHCYEHLTQAYNKIVEVNRSGKRMLGRFYRVVFYGMMYFEEDHAVEYVYKEPKLTSLSEISERLAKQYKEKFGADVVKMIMDSSPVKVDDLDAKLAYIQVTHVIPFFSKDELDQRLNEFEQNHDVDTFMYETPFTKSGAARGNVEEQWKRKTVIKTQYSFPYVLKRIPVKSREIIELSPIEVAIDEMQSKVSELEEIILPPADVKKLQLRLQGSVAVTVNAGPLAYAHAFLDAKVVNNFSMDRVADLKDVFRDFIVVCQKALFLNERIISADQKEYHHVLKENYEKLCQALSELLDDESFQPLGDDADSINQRNSMALFNAISGASHNSRPYFVEQNTSNNTHHHHSSHINTQNYSTHHP; encoded by the exons ATGAACTGCACGGGCCGCTATCAGCGTAGTAGCCTCTCCATCGcg AACAAGCCTCTTGTGGTGGAGCCCATCGATTTCGAAGCCTTTatagccaaaaataaaactgttatCCAAAATGATCCGCAGAGGGAGCTACTTATATATCCCGCGGATGATGTCTCG GAGATTATCATGCCGCGAAAGCAGCGAACCAATGCCAAATCCGTGGCCGACAGATTTGATCCCCCCAACGAGGCGATCGTGTGTCCCCTCCATGGTCCCTCCATTAtcgggaatgggaatgggcaCAGTCAGGTGAGTCGGCAGGGGAGCATTCAGTCGAATGGTAGCCACCACAACGGAAATGGCAATGGacacaccagcagcagcagtagcagcagttTGACCAACTCCAATGGACACGGCCAACTCTCCAGGAAGAGTTCGCAGTGCTCGAATGGATCGTCCAGTCACAAGGATACCTCGTATGAGTCAGCTCTGTCCTCGATAACACTGCGTTCAAACTTGGCCATGCCGGAGGAGGTGGATGAGTTTGCGGATGATGGGCACAGCGAGGACATAGTGGACGGACTTGCTCACGGATCGAGGGCGGAATGCACCAGGTTCACGCGACAAGCTCTGTACACCTACAGGGCCAAGAATCATTTGATTCACTATAAATACAATGCCTATGGTGGCAGCTGCCATGATCTGCCCAg TATTTCCCCTGCTGAGGAATTGCTGGAGGAGGTATACGAAATCGATGCAGATCAGGATCGGATAGACGAGCAAATGACTCGCTCCCAGGCGGACACCATTACCAAGCAGGGTTATCTGCTCAAAGGTCCCGATTCGGCCTCAGATCGCATGTTTGCCAACATTGGCAACAAGTCCTTTAAGCGTCGCTATTGCTATCTGCGACAGGAGATCGATGGCACCTACATATTGGAACTGCACAAGGACGAAAAGCAGGGTGAAGCTAAGGCCACCATAGTCATGGACTTTTGCACCGATGTGGTGCAG AATCCCAAACGTGGTCGCTTTTGCTTCGAACTCCGCATGACGACCGGCCATAAATCCTTTACCCTGGCCGCCGAGAACGAGCAGGACTTCAAGGACTGGCTAAGCAAAATCAACTCGGTGTTGGCCCAGAATCGCGCCCAAGAGGAGAAAAGAAATGCTTCGCTGGAGCGCCACCCATCTGTCGGCTCGAGTCCAAGTCCCCAGCTTCAACCGCCAGCAATGGAACCCCCAACCTTTGGCACCCTCAAGGGTCTGGATCAATCACTGCACCCCCAGTTGATGAAGTATGGAAGGGAAACGGATCACTCGATTGCTTTGGCCAGAAGGGAACAACGCCGCCGTTTATTTGCCTGCTATCAGTCGCCAGCCAAGAGCAGTGGTAGTGATAATATCGAACAGTACCGGGAACACTTTGGCACACGGCTACTGCTTACCTGCCACAGCCTGCGCTTCCGGCTGCAGTGCATCCCGCAGGACGAAGGCTCTGCTGGTGGAGTTGAGCAGCAAGTGGAGCCCTATATCACCAGTCTGGCCTTGTACGATGCCAAGGCGAATCGGAAGTTGAGCGAAAACTTTTACTTCAACGTGAATGAGCAGTGGGCTGCCCAGATGCTACCGAATACCCCAGTTCCTTCATCTGTGGCTGGCTGTGGAGTTCCTAGAAAGTCGGCGGAGGGCGATGAGAGGAGCACCGCCTCCCAGGCACCTCACTCCCTATTCGATGGAGTCTCTGCGGACTTGCTACGCTCGAATCGCCAGCAATTCCAGCAGCTAAGACAGTGTCTGCTCTCAGTGACTGCACCACATGCAGATATCTATTTG GTAGTGCGAGTGGAGAAACTTCTGCAATCGGGAATTGCACAGGCTGCGGAACCCTATCTGAAAGCTGGCAAGGATCCCAAACTGGGTCAGAAAGTCTACAAGGCGGCCAAGAGTTGTGCCCAGCACATTGGGCACTATAGACAGCCCTTTGCCTGGGCAGCCAGACCACTGTTCAAGCAATACAGTCACGAACTGGATGTAGATCCCAAAAGGGAGTTCGAATTCAGCCCGATTTACCGGCAGGAATTACCCAAACTGAGGGACGATGAGCTGCTAAAGCTCTTAGTCGACTATCGTAAGCCCGAGAAACTGAGCAAACTAACCATCATTCCCGGTAGCCTCAAAATGCAGATGCAGTTCATAGATCAGACCACACCCTGTGGCTTGAGTAAATCACTGGCTCCCTTGTCCACCTTTAGTCCAAATTCCAAACAATCGCCCACCATCGAGTTGGCCGAATTTCAGAGCCAGAGTGAACGGGATGCGCACAGGGATGCGCATCCTTATACTAGCTTCTGTAACCACTTGTATGTGTATCCACTGAGTTTGCAGTTCGACAGTCAGAAGTTGTTCTCAAGGGCCAGGAATATTACGGTGGTGGTGGAGCTGCGGGATGGCGATGGAGAGTACAGTAAACCTCTGAAG TGCATCTATGGTCGTCCTGGGCAGGATCTTCTAGTTTCCCAGATAGCCTGTCCGGTGCTGCATCACAATGTGACGCCCACCTGGTACGAGGAGATCAAGCTGCGTCTTCCTTTGGGACTGTTTCCCGAACACCACCTGCTCTTCTCGTTCTACCATGTGTCCTGTAATCTGAGCAAGAAGCGGGATGCTCATGCTGCCTTTGAGACGCCCATTGGTTATGCCTGGTTGCCATTGCTGCAGAAGAATCGGATCTGTTTGGAGGAGCAGCAACTCCCGGTGGCTGCCACACTGCCCGTGGGCTATCTTTCCATTCAGCCCTTGGGATGGGGCAAGGGG CAGAACTGCGGTCCGGATATCCAGTGGATCGATAACCAGAGGAATCTGTATACGGTGGGATTGCGGCTGGATTCAACGGTTCTCACGGCGGATCAGCATTTGCATAACTTTTTTGGACATTGTGAGAGGTTGCTGGAGGGAGGAAAAACCGGAGCAGTGCcggcggaaacggaaacgtgCAAGATCTTGAAAGCAGCCCATGCAATTGATATGAAATCGCTGATTAACTATCTACCCACGCTCCTGAACGAGCTGTTTACCTTGCTGGTTCACACTCAATCCGAGGAAATAGGCCTGAACGTAATCCGGCTGATAACAAACATTATCCACTTGATAAGCGATCAGGCTAAGAGGGCCGATCTCTTGGGAGCCTATGTAAAGTACGTGTTTCACGCACCCTACTACAGTCAGCAGACAGCCAGACAGAGGACTGTCCATGGAGAGCTTTGCCGGCACTTGCCCTACCTCCTGAATCCCAGCAATCCCGATTTTCTGATCGTCAACAAGTTCATGAGATACTCCGCAATATTCTTCGATCTGATTGTGAAGAGTATGGCGCAGCATTTGCTGGCCACCGGGAGAATTCGAATGCTGCGCAACGAGCGTTTTCCCAAAGAATATGCCGATCGGGTGGAGCAGTTGGTCAAGGCATTAATGCCCTACATAACCACTCGATTCGAGGACTTGGGTGAGGAAACGCATCTGCTGAATCGCTCTTTGGCCAAATTCGTGCGCCAGTGTCTGAGTTACATGGACAGAGGATTTGTCTTCCGCTTGATTCGCTGCTATATGGGCGAGTTTGCGCCTGGCAATCCTCGCATACTGCATGAATACAAGTTTAATTTTCTGCAAGAAATCTGCCAGCATGAGCATTATGTGCCACTCAATCTGCCGTTTGTGTTGAATCCGAAGAACCGACCTCCCGAGATGATGCAGCACTTCACACTTTCCGAACAGTTCTGCAGGCAGCATTTTCTGTCGGGCCTTCTACTTCAGGAACTGAAGTGCAGTCTCAATGAAGTGGGCCACGTGAGGCGACATGCGTTAGGCATCTTCAAGGATTTGCTGGCAAAACATGAGTTGGACAACCGATATCAGCAGAGGGGTCAACTCTCGAGGATTGCCTTGCTCTATGTTCCTTGGCTGGGTGTTGTGATGGACAACATCCACCGGATTGATGACCTATCCGAGTCTGGCGCTTGTACGCCCAATGGACATGTTTATGCGGACTCGGCTTCCTATACCAAGCGATTGAGTTGTTCCAGCAGCTATGTGTTTAGCAAGGACTCCTCCACATTTGGCTCCCTGACGTCCACTCCGCGCTCGAAGAACCGCCTGACCCTGCATTGCGATCAACCGAGTCCATATCGCACCTCGGTGCACATGAAGGAGCACAACTATTTGGCCGCCATTGCTGGGCAACCCATTAGCAATGGCATCTCCAATCTctctttaaattcaaatacgGACTCGGGG CACTCTCAGGACACCACCACAATTGGTGCCTACACCAATGGAGATGCGGATGTGGCACTGCGCAATGGACACAATCGTTCAGTGAGCGTTACCCACGCACAGATCCTCTCGCGTTGCGACAAGTTCAGCTCGGCGGAGAGCAAGGACCTCCTCCTGGGCTTCCTGTTCATCATCAAGCACCTTTCGCAGGACCAAATGGTGGGCTGGTGGCAGAACTGCAACGAATCCGAGACACTGCAGTTTCTCTCCATTCTGGATCTCTGCCTGCTGCAATTCCGCTATGTGGGCAAGAAGAGTGTGGTGATAACTCCGGACACGCGTCAAGGACGCTCGGCCAAGGCCAACACTCTGCCAGCGAGGACGCAACCACCCACAGGTTTGGAAAATGGCcaccaggagcagcagccaaATAGTGGAACTCTGAATCAAACCAGGGAACACCTACTGGAGGATATGGATACACTGGCTAAGAGTCAATTGGCCCTCTATGAATCCAATTTGGCCACTGAGGTGGGCATGATTATATTGGATTGCCTGGGGATGTACGTCCTGCAGTTCAGACAACTCCTGGCAGATAGCCTAATCCTGCCCAAGTTGGCCAGAGTTTATCTGAGATTCCTGCAGTTGGGTCAATCGGAAAGACTCTCGAAACACGTCTTTGCTGCTTTAAGGGCTTTTATCAACAACTATGCCGTGGCGTTGTTCAAAGGCAATGCAATGTTGTGTGGTCAGATGGTTTATGAGCTCCTGAAAGCCTGCGACAGTCGCCTGGTGGAGATTCGTCACGAATCTTGTGCTGTCTTATATCTTCTCATGCGGAGTAACTTTGAATTCAGTGGTAGAAAAGCGCTAACCCGTGTACACTTGCAAGTTATTATCTCAGTGTCGCAGATGATTGGCAATGTGATTGGCCTGAACAATGCCAGATTCCAGGAGAGCTTGTCCATCATCAATAGCTATGCAAATAGCGACAAGGCGATGAAGGGCACTGGTTTCCCCATGGAGGTCAAGGACTTAACGCGTCGAGTGCGCACCGTTCTCATGGCCACTGCCCAAATGCAGGCACATCACATGGATCCGGAAAGATTGCTGGAACTACAGTATTCTTTGGCTAATTCGTATGCCTCAACGCCAGAACTGCGACACACTTGGCTTGTGACGATGGCCCGAAATCACGAGCAAAATGGAAATCTCTCAGAGGCTGCCTGCTGTCATCTTCATATTGCTGCTTTGATGTGTGAATATCTCCGCTTGCGAGGTGGCTGCACTCTCAGTTGGTCATCCACTGCGTTTAAGAAGATATCGAGGAACATTCCTTTGGATGAGCAGGGTCTCAAGCTAGATGCTGGTGCTCAGGACTCCCAGTACACAGAACAAATGCTCCTAGAGCAGCTGAAACAGTGTGCCGATTTCTTGGACCGCGCAGAAAGATTCGAGTGCCTCGGCGAGCTCTACAAACTCATCCTGCCCATGTACGAAAGGGATAGGAGTTTCCTTGACCTGGCTCACTGCTACGAACATCTCACTCAAGCCTACAACAAAATCGTGGAGGTCAATCGTTCAGGAAAGCGAATGCTGGGGCGCTTCTACAGAGTGGTCTTTTATGGAATG ATGTACTTTGAAGAGGATCATGCCGTCGAGTATGTCTACAAGGAGCCCAAACTGACTTCGCTAAGCGAAATCTCTGAGCGCCTGGCCAAACAGTACAAGGAGAAGTTTGGAGCCGATGTGGTCAAAATGATCATGGATTCGTCACCG GTTAAGGTGGACGATTTGGATGCCAAGCTAGCCTACATACAGGTCACCCATGTGATTCCATTCTTCTCCAAGGACGAACTCGACCAGAGGCTCAACGAATTCGAGCAGAATCACGATGTGGACACGTTTATGTACGAAACGCCGTTCACTAAATCGGGAGCAGCCCGTGGCAACGTAGAAGAGCAATGGAAACGCAAGACGGTTATAAAAA CCCAATACTCTTTTCCCTATGTTCTCAAACGTATACCGGTGAAATCACGCGAAATCATCGAACTGAGTCCCATCGAGGTGGCCATCGATGAGATGCAATCCAAGGTTTcagagctggaggagatcatCCTCCCGCCAGCGGATGTCAAGAAGTTGCAGCTGCGTCTGCAGGGAAGTGTGGCTGTGACGGTCAATGCTGGTCCTTTGGCCTATGCCCATGCCTTCCTCGATGCCAAGGTGGTCAATAACTTCTCAATGGATCGCGTCGCAGATCTTAAGGATGTCTTTCg CGATTTCATTGTGGTCTGTCAGAAGGCTTTGTTCCTGAACGAACGGATCATTAGCGCGGACCAAAAGGAGTACCATCACGTGCTGAAGGAGAACTACGAAAAGCTGTGCCAGGCGCTCAGTGAGTTGCTCGACGACGAGTCCTTCCAGCCGCTTGGTGACGATGCCGACAGCATAAACCAGCGCAACAGCATGGCTTTGTTCAATGCGATCAGTGGCGCCTCCCATAACTCAA GACCGTATTTTGTTGAGCAAAATACCAGCAACAacacccaccaccaccacagtTCCCACATAAATACACAGAACTACTCCACACACCATCCATAA